Genomic window (Fibrobacter sp. UBA4297):
TCTGCAATCTGGACAGCGTTAAGAGCTGCACCCTTGCGGATCTGGTCGCCAACAATCCAGATGTTCATGCCATTGTCGCAAGCGAGGTCCTTGCGGATACGGCCAACGTAGACGTCGTCCGTGCCCATGAGGTTGAGCGGCATCGGGTAGACGTTGTTTGCAATGTCATCGCAGAGTTGGAGGCCTTCGCCGTTCTTGATGGCATTCGTGACTTCTTCGATAGAAAGCGGACGTTCCGTTTCGAAGCTGATTGCTTCGGAATGGCAGCGGAGTGCGGAAACGCGGACGCAGGTTGCAGCGCATCGGACGTCGCTGTGCATGATCTTGCGCGTTTCGTTGAACATCTTCATTTCTTCCTTCGTGTAGCCGTTGTCGGTGAACACGTCGATGTGCGGAATGAGGTTGTAAGCGAGCTGGTGGGCGAACTTCTTCACGGTGACCGGCTTGCCTTCGACGATTTCCTGGTACTGCTGCTTGAGTTCTGCCATACCCGTTGCGCCTGCGCCACTTGCGCTCTGGTAGGTAGCGACGTGGATGCGGGTAATCTTGCTCAAGTCATTGATTGGCTTCAAAGCGAC
Coding sequences:
- a CDS encoding aspartate-semialdehyde dehydrogenase, which produces MIRNVAIMGATGAVGQELLKILEQRNFPLQNLKLLASERSVGREYEFKGEKLKVELTCKDAFKNVDLVLSSAGASVSKEFAPIAVDAGAVVVDNTSFFRMDPEVPLVVPEVNPEDIKLHKGIIANPNCTTIMMVVALKPINDLSKITRIHVATYQSASGAGATGMAELKQQYQEIVEGKPVTVKKFAHQLAYNLIPHIDVFTDNGYTKEEMKMFNETRKIMHSDVRCAATCVRVSALRCHSEAISFETERPLSIEEVTNAIKNGEGLQLCDDIANNVYPMPLNLMGTDDVYVGRIRKDLACDNGMNIWIVGDQIRKGAALNAVQIAERL